The proteins below come from a single Acanthopagrus latus isolate v.2019 chromosome 4, fAcaLat1.1, whole genome shotgun sequence genomic window:
- the wdr59 gene encoding GATOR complex protein WDR59 isoform X3: MAARWSSENVVVEFRDAQATAMSVDCLGSHAVLSGRRFLYMVNLEAPSEPPRKIGRQSKWDVGTVQWNPHRAESHVFAASSNQRVDLYSWRDGCGEVHTSLQGHTRVISDLDWSWFEPEFLVTSSVDTYIYIWDTRDTRKPTVALSAVAGASQVKWNRKNQYLLASSHDGDVRIWDKRKPNTAAEYVAAHLSKIHGLDWHPDNEFILATSSQDNSVRFWDYRQPRKYLNILSCQVPVWKARYTPFSNGLVTVMVPQLRRENSLLLWSTLDLNSPVHAFVGHDDVVLEFQWRPQKEGSKDYQLVTWSRDQTLRIWRVDPQLQKLCVSDVDELMDGMSLTVETEKSLSSQEPDSQHSLGPASENLQDPDSGGRQDSAGGSGLTQTLQQEFSLVNLQIRNVNVEMDAVNRSCVVSAHFGSHQVHLVVKFPAQYPNNAAPSFQFVSPTTIPSAMKTKIQKILTDTSLQKVKRNQNCLEPCVRQLVSCLESDMTQEDPFVISNPVTPALQAFPRVTNTYGSYQVTNI, translated from the exons ATGGCGGCCCGCTGGAGCAGCGAGAATGTGGTGGTGGAGTTTCGGGATGCCCAG gccACCGCCATGTCAGTGGACTGCCTGGGCTCACACGCCGTGCTGTCTGG GCGGCGTTTCCTGTACATGGTGAACCTGGAGGCTCCGTCTGAACCTCCCAGGAAAATTGGCCGACAGAGTAAATGGGACGTTGGGACGGTGCAGTGGAATCCTCACAGAGCAGAGTCGCACGTCTTCGCTGCCTCA AGTAACCAGCGTGTGGATCTGTACTCGTGGAGGGACGGCTGTGGAGAAGTGCACACCTCCCTGCAGGGACACACCCGGGTCATCAG TGATCTGGACTGGTCCTGGTTTGAACCGGAGTTCCTGGTCACCAGCTCAGTGGACACCTACATCTACATCTGGGACACCAG AGACACTCGGAAGCCCACTGTGGCTCTGTCTGCTGTCG CCGGGGCGTCGCAGGTGAAGTGGAACAGGAAGAACCAGTACCTGCTGGCGTCCAGCCACGATGGAGATGTCCGGATATGGGACAAAAGA AAGCCGAACACGGCGGCCGAGTACGTGGCTGCTCACCTGTCCAAGATCCACGGCCTCGACTGGCATCCAGACAACGAGTTCATCCTCGCCACGTCGAGCCAGGACAACTCAGTGAGG ttttgggaTTACCGACAGCCCAGGAAGTATCTGAACATCCTATCCTGTCAGGTCCCAGTGTGGAAGGCCAGGTACACG ccGTTCTCTAACGGTCTGGTCACAGTGATGGTTCctcagctgaggagagagaacagTCTGTTGCTCTGGAGCACGCTCGACCTCAACAGTCCCGTTCACGCCTTCGTCGGACACGACGACGTGGTGCTCGAGTTCCAGTGGAGGCCGCAGAAAGAAG GCTCTAAGGATTACCAGCTGGTCACCTGGTCAAGAGACCAGACCCTGAGGATCTGGAGGGTGGATCCTCAGCTGCAGAAG CTGTGTGTCAGTGACGTGGACGAGCTGATGGATGGGATGTCCCTCACGGTGGAGACGGAGAAGTCGCTGTCGTCTCAGGAACCCGACAGCCAGCACAGCCTCGGTCCTGCATCTGAAAACCTGCAGG ATCCGGACTCTGGAGGTCGTCAGGACTCGGCGGGGGGTTCAGGTCTCACTCAGACTCTGCAGCAGGAGTTCTCTCTGGTCAACCTGCAGATCAGAAACGTCAACGTGGAG ATGGACGCTGTGAACCGCAGCTGTGTGGTGTCGGCTCACTTCGGCAGCCATCAGGTTCACCTGGTGGTGAAGTTTCCCGCTCAGTATCCAAACAACGCTGCGCCATCCTTCCAGTTTGTCTCCCCGACGACCATCCCGTCTGCCATGAAGACCAAGATCCAGAAG ATTCTGACGGACACGTCGCTCCAGAAGGTGAAGAGGAACCAGAACTGTCTGGAGCCGTGTGTCCGACAGCTGGTGTCCTGTCTAGAGTCGGACATG ACGCAGGAGGACCCCTTCGTCATCTCCAACCCCGTCACTCCGGCCCTGCAGGCGTTTCCTCGAGTCACCAACACGTACGGCTCCTATCAGGTAACTAACATTTAG
- the wdr59 gene encoding GATOR complex protein WDR59 isoform X1: MAARWSSENVVVEFRDAQATAMSVDCLGSHAVLSGRRFLYMVNLEAPSEPPRKIGRQSKWDVGTVQWNPHRAESHVFAASSNQRVDLYSWRDGCGEVHTSLQGHTRVISDLDWSWFEPEFLVTSSVDTYIYIWDTRDTRKPTVALSAVAGASQVKWNRKNQYLLASSHDGDVRIWDKRKPNTAAEYVAAHLSKIHGLDWHPDNEFILATSSQDNSVRFWDYRQPRKYLNILSCQVPVWKARYTPFSNGLVTVMVPQLRRENSLLLWSTLDLNSPVHAFVGHDDVVLEFQWRPQKEGSKDYQLVTWSRDQTLRIWRVDPQLQKLCVSDVDELMDGMSLTVETEKSLSSQEPDSQHSLGPASENLQDPDSGGRQDSAGGSGLTQTLQQEFSLVNLQIRNVNVEMDAVNRSCVVSAHFGSHQVHLVVKFPAQYPNNAAPSFQFVSPTTIPSAMKTKIQKILTDTSLQKVKRNQNCLEPCVRQLVSCLESDMTQEDPFVISNPVTPALQAFPRVTNTYGSYQDANIPFPRTSGARFCGTGCLVYFTRPITMHRSVPPTEPTPRSLSALSAYHSGVLTPMKMRSESQSTLRLYSGSPTRSDKDTVSISSFYYKERKSRRFKTKREGTDYGNRPIKLAGKVIIQDISCLLPVHKSLGESYILNMNDIQETCQKNAAAALTVGRRDVAKVWALASAATSQDLSPDSDPDTETPWARHPFGRQLLETLLDHYSHMSDVQTLAMLCSVFRAQAPPPDCYSLYGHHASRSAMFPPHHSRYPSYTSSSVTSGSCSSTSDSITTTTWNTGRDSEHANPWGESSPDDYRYGNQGYTDPREREREQHDMNKRLLDPANMLQFDDFKKCYGEILYRWGLREKRADVLKFASCPPEPHKGIEFGVYCCHCRSQARGTQCAVCKRLTFQCAICHVAVRGSSNFCLSCGHGGHTSHMMDWFRRQDECPAGCGCHCLLQSTF; the protein is encoded by the exons ATGGCGGCCCGCTGGAGCAGCGAGAATGTGGTGGTGGAGTTTCGGGATGCCCAG gccACCGCCATGTCAGTGGACTGCCTGGGCTCACACGCCGTGCTGTCTGG GCGGCGTTTCCTGTACATGGTGAACCTGGAGGCTCCGTCTGAACCTCCCAGGAAAATTGGCCGACAGAGTAAATGGGACGTTGGGACGGTGCAGTGGAATCCTCACAGAGCAGAGTCGCACGTCTTCGCTGCCTCA AGTAACCAGCGTGTGGATCTGTACTCGTGGAGGGACGGCTGTGGAGAAGTGCACACCTCCCTGCAGGGACACACCCGGGTCATCAG TGATCTGGACTGGTCCTGGTTTGAACCGGAGTTCCTGGTCACCAGCTCAGTGGACACCTACATCTACATCTGGGACACCAG AGACACTCGGAAGCCCACTGTGGCTCTGTCTGCTGTCG CCGGGGCGTCGCAGGTGAAGTGGAACAGGAAGAACCAGTACCTGCTGGCGTCCAGCCACGATGGAGATGTCCGGATATGGGACAAAAGA AAGCCGAACACGGCGGCCGAGTACGTGGCTGCTCACCTGTCCAAGATCCACGGCCTCGACTGGCATCCAGACAACGAGTTCATCCTCGCCACGTCGAGCCAGGACAACTCAGTGAGG ttttgggaTTACCGACAGCCCAGGAAGTATCTGAACATCCTATCCTGTCAGGTCCCAGTGTGGAAGGCCAGGTACACG ccGTTCTCTAACGGTCTGGTCACAGTGATGGTTCctcagctgaggagagagaacagTCTGTTGCTCTGGAGCACGCTCGACCTCAACAGTCCCGTTCACGCCTTCGTCGGACACGACGACGTGGTGCTCGAGTTCCAGTGGAGGCCGCAGAAAGAAG GCTCTAAGGATTACCAGCTGGTCACCTGGTCAAGAGACCAGACCCTGAGGATCTGGAGGGTGGATCCTCAGCTGCAGAAG CTGTGTGTCAGTGACGTGGACGAGCTGATGGATGGGATGTCCCTCACGGTGGAGACGGAGAAGTCGCTGTCGTCTCAGGAACCCGACAGCCAGCACAGCCTCGGTCCTGCATCTGAAAACCTGCAGG ATCCGGACTCTGGAGGTCGTCAGGACTCGGCGGGGGGTTCAGGTCTCACTCAGACTCTGCAGCAGGAGTTCTCTCTGGTCAACCTGCAGATCAGAAACGTCAACGTGGAG ATGGACGCTGTGAACCGCAGCTGTGTGGTGTCGGCTCACTTCGGCAGCCATCAGGTTCACCTGGTGGTGAAGTTTCCCGCTCAGTATCCAAACAACGCTGCGCCATCCTTCCAGTTTGTCTCCCCGACGACCATCCCGTCTGCCATGAAGACCAAGATCCAGAAG ATTCTGACGGACACGTCGCTCCAGAAGGTGAAGAGGAACCAGAACTGTCTGGAGCCGTGTGTCCGACAGCTGGTGTCCTGTCTAGAGTCGGACATG ACGCAGGAGGACCCCTTCGTCATCTCCAACCCCGTCACTCCGGCCCTGCAGGCGTTTCCTCGAGTCACCAACACGTACGGCTCCTATCAG GATGCCAACATCCCGTTCCCTCGGACCTCCGGCGCTCGCTTCTGTGGTACCGGCTGTCTGGTTTACTTCACCCGCCCAATCACCATGCACCGCTCTGTCCCGCCCACCGAGCCCACGCCCAG gtccctgtcagctctgtcaGCCTATCACAGCGGAGTGCTGACACCAATGAAGATGCGTTCAGAGTCTCAGAGCACTCTGCGGTTGTACAGCGGCAGCCCGACTCGCTCCGACAAAGACACcgtctccatctcctccttctaCTATAAAGAAcgg AAATCCCGCCGGTTTAAGACGAAGCGAGAGGGGACGGACTATGGCAACCGTCCAATCAAACTGGCTGGTAAAGTCATCATCCAGGACATCTCCTGCCTGCTGCCCGTCCACAAGTCTCTGGGAGAGAGCTACAT TCTGAACATGAACGACATCCAGGAAACGTGTCAGAAGAACGCAGCAGCAGCGCTCACAGTCGGACGGCGAGACGTGGCGAAG GTGTGGGCCCTGGCCTCGGCAGCGACCAGTCAGGACCTGAGTCCAGACTCAGACCCGGACACAGAGACCCCCTGGGCCAGACACCCGTTTGGTCGGCAGCTGCTGGAGACTCT gtTGGATCACTACAGTCACATGAGTGACGTTCAGACTCTGGCCATGCTGTGCAGTGTGTTCAGAGCTCAGGCTCCGCCCCCCGACTGTTACTCCCTGTATGGACATCACGCGTCACGCTCCGCCATGTTCCCCCCACACCACTCACGATAT CCGAGCTACACGTCGAGCTCCGTCACCTCGGGCTCGTGCTCCAGCACCTCTGACTCCATCACTACAACCACCTGGAACACAG GTCGGGACTCTGAACACGCCAACCCCTGGGGTGAGTCCTCCCCTGACGACTATCGCTATGGCAACCAGGGTTACACAGATCCACGGGAACGAGAGCGAGAACAGCACGACATGAACAAGAG ACTGCTGGACCCCGCCAACATGCTGCAGTTTGATGACTTTAAGAAATGTTACGGTGAGATCCTGTACCGCTGGGGTCTGAGGGAGAAACGAGCCGACGTGCTCAAGTTTGCCTCGTGCCCTCCTGAACCTCACAAAGGCATCG AGTTCGGAGTGTACTGCTGTCACTGTCGCAGTCAGGCTCGTGGGACTCAGTGTGCCGTCTGTAAGCGTCTCACCTTCCAGTGCGCCATCTGCCACGTGGCTGTACGCGGCTCCTCTAACTTCTGCCTGAGCTGTGGACACGGAGGACACACCAGTCACATGATGGACTGGTTCCGCCGGCAGGATGAGTGTCCGGCCGGCTGTGGCTGccactgtctgctgcagagcacCTTCTGA
- the wdr59 gene encoding GATOR complex protein WDR59 isoform X2, giving the protein MSVDCLGSHAVLSGRRFLYMVNLEAPSEPPRKIGRQSKWDVGTVQWNPHRAESHVFAASSNQRVDLYSWRDGCGEVHTSLQGHTRVISDLDWSWFEPEFLVTSSVDTYIYIWDTRDTRKPTVALSAVAGASQVKWNRKNQYLLASSHDGDVRIWDKRKPNTAAEYVAAHLSKIHGLDWHPDNEFILATSSQDNSVRFWDYRQPRKYLNILSCQVPVWKARYTPFSNGLVTVMVPQLRRENSLLLWSTLDLNSPVHAFVGHDDVVLEFQWRPQKEGSKDYQLVTWSRDQTLRIWRVDPQLQKLCVSDVDELMDGMSLTVETEKSLSSQEPDSQHSLGPASENLQDPDSGGRQDSAGGSGLTQTLQQEFSLVNLQIRNVNVEMDAVNRSCVVSAHFGSHQVHLVVKFPAQYPNNAAPSFQFVSPTTIPSAMKTKIQKILTDTSLQKVKRNQNCLEPCVRQLVSCLESDMTQEDPFVISNPVTPALQAFPRVTNTYGSYQDANIPFPRTSGARFCGTGCLVYFTRPITMHRSVPPTEPTPRSLSALSAYHSGVLTPMKMRSESQSTLRLYSGSPTRSDKDTVSISSFYYKERKSRRFKTKREGTDYGNRPIKLAGKVIIQDISCLLPVHKSLGESYILNMNDIQETCQKNAAAALTVGRRDVAKVWALASAATSQDLSPDSDPDTETPWARHPFGRQLLETLLDHYSHMSDVQTLAMLCSVFRAQAPPPDCYSLYGHHASRSAMFPPHHSRYPSYTSSSVTSGSCSSTSDSITTTTWNTGRDSEHANPWGESSPDDYRYGNQGYTDPREREREQHDMNKRLLDPANMLQFDDFKKCYGEILYRWGLREKRADVLKFASCPPEPHKGIEFGVYCCHCRSQARGTQCAVCKRLTFQCAICHVAVRGSSNFCLSCGHGGHTSHMMDWFRRQDECPAGCGCHCLLQSTF; this is encoded by the exons ATGTCAGTGGACTGCCTGGGCTCACACGCCGTGCTGTCTGG GCGGCGTTTCCTGTACATGGTGAACCTGGAGGCTCCGTCTGAACCTCCCAGGAAAATTGGCCGACAGAGTAAATGGGACGTTGGGACGGTGCAGTGGAATCCTCACAGAGCAGAGTCGCACGTCTTCGCTGCCTCA AGTAACCAGCGTGTGGATCTGTACTCGTGGAGGGACGGCTGTGGAGAAGTGCACACCTCCCTGCAGGGACACACCCGGGTCATCAG TGATCTGGACTGGTCCTGGTTTGAACCGGAGTTCCTGGTCACCAGCTCAGTGGACACCTACATCTACATCTGGGACACCAG AGACACTCGGAAGCCCACTGTGGCTCTGTCTGCTGTCG CCGGGGCGTCGCAGGTGAAGTGGAACAGGAAGAACCAGTACCTGCTGGCGTCCAGCCACGATGGAGATGTCCGGATATGGGACAAAAGA AAGCCGAACACGGCGGCCGAGTACGTGGCTGCTCACCTGTCCAAGATCCACGGCCTCGACTGGCATCCAGACAACGAGTTCATCCTCGCCACGTCGAGCCAGGACAACTCAGTGAGG ttttgggaTTACCGACAGCCCAGGAAGTATCTGAACATCCTATCCTGTCAGGTCCCAGTGTGGAAGGCCAGGTACACG ccGTTCTCTAACGGTCTGGTCACAGTGATGGTTCctcagctgaggagagagaacagTCTGTTGCTCTGGAGCACGCTCGACCTCAACAGTCCCGTTCACGCCTTCGTCGGACACGACGACGTGGTGCTCGAGTTCCAGTGGAGGCCGCAGAAAGAAG GCTCTAAGGATTACCAGCTGGTCACCTGGTCAAGAGACCAGACCCTGAGGATCTGGAGGGTGGATCCTCAGCTGCAGAAG CTGTGTGTCAGTGACGTGGACGAGCTGATGGATGGGATGTCCCTCACGGTGGAGACGGAGAAGTCGCTGTCGTCTCAGGAACCCGACAGCCAGCACAGCCTCGGTCCTGCATCTGAAAACCTGCAGG ATCCGGACTCTGGAGGTCGTCAGGACTCGGCGGGGGGTTCAGGTCTCACTCAGACTCTGCAGCAGGAGTTCTCTCTGGTCAACCTGCAGATCAGAAACGTCAACGTGGAG ATGGACGCTGTGAACCGCAGCTGTGTGGTGTCGGCTCACTTCGGCAGCCATCAGGTTCACCTGGTGGTGAAGTTTCCCGCTCAGTATCCAAACAACGCTGCGCCATCCTTCCAGTTTGTCTCCCCGACGACCATCCCGTCTGCCATGAAGACCAAGATCCAGAAG ATTCTGACGGACACGTCGCTCCAGAAGGTGAAGAGGAACCAGAACTGTCTGGAGCCGTGTGTCCGACAGCTGGTGTCCTGTCTAGAGTCGGACATG ACGCAGGAGGACCCCTTCGTCATCTCCAACCCCGTCACTCCGGCCCTGCAGGCGTTTCCTCGAGTCACCAACACGTACGGCTCCTATCAG GATGCCAACATCCCGTTCCCTCGGACCTCCGGCGCTCGCTTCTGTGGTACCGGCTGTCTGGTTTACTTCACCCGCCCAATCACCATGCACCGCTCTGTCCCGCCCACCGAGCCCACGCCCAG gtccctgtcagctctgtcaGCCTATCACAGCGGAGTGCTGACACCAATGAAGATGCGTTCAGAGTCTCAGAGCACTCTGCGGTTGTACAGCGGCAGCCCGACTCGCTCCGACAAAGACACcgtctccatctcctccttctaCTATAAAGAAcgg AAATCCCGCCGGTTTAAGACGAAGCGAGAGGGGACGGACTATGGCAACCGTCCAATCAAACTGGCTGGTAAAGTCATCATCCAGGACATCTCCTGCCTGCTGCCCGTCCACAAGTCTCTGGGAGAGAGCTACAT TCTGAACATGAACGACATCCAGGAAACGTGTCAGAAGAACGCAGCAGCAGCGCTCACAGTCGGACGGCGAGACGTGGCGAAG GTGTGGGCCCTGGCCTCGGCAGCGACCAGTCAGGACCTGAGTCCAGACTCAGACCCGGACACAGAGACCCCCTGGGCCAGACACCCGTTTGGTCGGCAGCTGCTGGAGACTCT gtTGGATCACTACAGTCACATGAGTGACGTTCAGACTCTGGCCATGCTGTGCAGTGTGTTCAGAGCTCAGGCTCCGCCCCCCGACTGTTACTCCCTGTATGGACATCACGCGTCACGCTCCGCCATGTTCCCCCCACACCACTCACGATAT CCGAGCTACACGTCGAGCTCCGTCACCTCGGGCTCGTGCTCCAGCACCTCTGACTCCATCACTACAACCACCTGGAACACAG GTCGGGACTCTGAACACGCCAACCCCTGGGGTGAGTCCTCCCCTGACGACTATCGCTATGGCAACCAGGGTTACACAGATCCACGGGAACGAGAGCGAGAACAGCACGACATGAACAAGAG ACTGCTGGACCCCGCCAACATGCTGCAGTTTGATGACTTTAAGAAATGTTACGGTGAGATCCTGTACCGCTGGGGTCTGAGGGAGAAACGAGCCGACGTGCTCAAGTTTGCCTCGTGCCCTCCTGAACCTCACAAAGGCATCG AGTTCGGAGTGTACTGCTGTCACTGTCGCAGTCAGGCTCGTGGGACTCAGTGTGCCGTCTGTAAGCGTCTCACCTTCCAGTGCGCCATCTGCCACGTGGCTGTACGCGGCTCCTCTAACTTCTGCCTGAGCTGTGGACACGGAGGACACACCAGTCACATGATGGACTGGTTCCGCCGGCAGGATGAGTGTCCGGCCGGCTGTGGCTGccactgtctgctgcagagcacCTTCTGA
- the LOC119017858 gene encoding WD repeat-containing protein 88-like: protein MASTHSDPLSVDEAPGGAGEEEKAEGEEEKAAEWSRGAQVPVKVLRAHSAAVTAARLCFSDSCVLSCSSDHRAILWDVESCRPLRVFDGVHSRTISECALIPNSNRMVTVSWDKSIVATDLETGQTLWSSRPAGLLTSCSSSCDGRLLVCASDPQNSIHIMDASSGQTLHHVSDHHRSTITRCRFDPHNLRVATVSADRSIKLWDLLAQKTTVSIDSNHGNVISDCCFTNSAHFLCTASWDKSLKLWDLQTGGFRSHGGTKLQRGHEGSVSSCSFSADANLLASGSYDKTVAVWDVSLLCQTLILKGHSDWVTDVSVSADRKLVASASKDGTVRLWNIENMEEIPAVMEKRRTEGTGVHILKCEECGKPFPVSRLQTSELLTQCVFCRLKSPSRYQPQPPPLM from the exons ATGGCGTCGACACACAGCGACCCGCTGTCTGTTGATGAAGCtccaggaggagcaggagaggaggagaaggccgagggagaggaggagaaggccgCCGAGTGGAGCCGAGGGGCGCAG GTTCCAGTAAAGGTGTTACGGGCTCACAGCGCCGCTGTCACCGCTGCCCGACTCTGCTTCAGTGACAGCTGCgtcctcagctgctcctcgGACCACAGGGCCATCCTCTGG GATGTGGAGAGCTGCAGACCTCTGAGGGTGTTTGATGGAGTTCACAGTAGAACCATCAGTGAGTGTGCTCTGATCCCAAACAGCAACAG GATGGTTACAGTCTCCTGGGATAAGTCCATTGTGGCAACAGACCTGGAAACAGGACAGACTCTG TGGAGTTCGAGGCCGGCTGGCCTGCTgacctcctgcagctcttcGTGTGATGGCCGCTTGCTGGTTTGTGCTTCAGATCCACAGAACAGCATTCACATCATGGACGCCTCCAGCGGACAGACGCTGCACCACGTCAGCG ATCATCACCGCTCCACCATCACACGTTGTCGGTTCGACCCTCACAACCTGCGAGTGGCCACGGTGTCTGCAGACCGCAGCATCAAACTGTGGGACCTGCTGGCTCAGAAAACCACCGTGTCCATCGACAG taACCACGGCAACGTCATCTCTGACTGCTGCTTCACCAACAGCGCTCACTTCCTGTGCACGGCATCGTGGGATAAGAGTTTAAAGCTGTGGGACCTTCAGACGGGAGGGTTTCGGTCTCATGGTGGGACGAAGCTGCAGAGAGGGCATGAAGGCAGCGtgagctcctgcagcttctctgcTGACG CAAACCTGCTGGCATCCGGCTCCTATGACAAGACTGTTGCAGTCTGGGATGTGTCCCTTCTGTGCCAGACTCTCATCCTGAAG GGCCACAGTGATTGGGTGACAGATGTGTCAGTCAGTGCTGACAGGAAGTTGGTGGCCTCTGCCTCTAAA GACGGGACTGTCCGGCTGTGGAACATCGAGAACATGGAGGAAATCCCAGCAGtcatggagaagaggaggactgAAGGAACCGGAGTTCACATCCTGAAG tgtgaggAGTGTGGAAAGCCGTTCCCCGTGTCCAGACTACAGACCTCAGAGCTGCTGACCCAGTGCGTCTTCTGTCGACTCAAATCTCCGTCCAGATACCAACCACAGCCTCCACCTCTCATGTGA